The following are encoded in a window of Stegostoma tigrinum isolate sSteTig4 chromosome 40, sSteTig4.hap1, whole genome shotgun sequence genomic DNA:
- the LOC132206657 gene encoding probable G-protein coupled receptor 139, translated as MAVLDLLVVIIEIILSQIKDDFFPPSFLDITPVCRVHYALRRVAIGCSVWFTIMFTFDRYVTICCEKLKAKYCTEKTAAVVLTTTGSLLCLKNIPTYFRLKPVLIIDGIPMYCSNSDAYYYDPVWKGWKRFEKFLTPLFPFGFILFLNTLTVRQILVASQVRKRLKGQSNGENSSDPEMESRRQSVILLFAISGTFIFLWLWYILNYFGVDDPLDSYGEYIFSQCAYMLQNLTCCTNTIVYVASLSKFREKLRNPLEAIFT; from the coding sequence ATGGCGGTGCTGGATCTATTGGTCGTTATCATTGAGATCATACTCAGCCAAATCAAAGATGATTTTTTCCCACCGTCATTCTTGGACATCACCCCTGTGTGTCGTGTTCACTATGCCCTGCGCCGTGTAGCCATAGGCTGCTCTGTGTGGTTCACCATCatgttcacctttgatcgatACGTCACCATTTGTTGTGAGAAACTGAAAGCCAAATACTGCACTGAAAAAACTGCAGCTGTGGTTCTTACGACAACCGGCAGTCTgctctgtttaaaaaacattcccACCTACTTTAGATTGAAACCTGTGCTGATTATTGACGGCATACCAATGTACTGCTCTAATTCAGATGCATATTATTATGACCCTGTCTGGAAAGGATGGAAAAGGTTTGAAAAGTTTCTAACACCCCTATTCCCATTTGGTTTCATTCTGTTCCTCAACACCCTGACAGTCAGACAGATTTTAGTGGCCAGTCAAGTCCGTAAAAGACTGAAGGGTCAAAGTAATGGAGAGAATTCTagtgacccagagatggagagtcGAAGGCAGTCTGTGATTTTACTCTTTGCAATATCTGGCACCTTCATTTTTCTGTGGCTATGGtatattttgaattattttggtGTTGATGATCCTTTAGACAGTTATGGTGAATATATATTTTCGCAATGTGCATATATGCTGCAGAATTTGACTTGCTGTACGAATACCATTGTCTATGTAGCTTCCCTTTCCAAGTTCAGAGAGAAGCTCAGGAACCCACTGGAAGCTATATTTACATAA